In a genomic window of Penaeus vannamei isolate JL-2024 chromosome 10, ASM4276789v1, whole genome shotgun sequence:
- the LOC113813466 gene encoding urea transporter 1: protein MLHKIRLLIDIIHHDIHFQPGALGWLSGHAPAIKRALNHRPWVSLWAVPKTIDSILRGISQVCFADNPLSGLLILLGLLLGDVTAGLAALACSLTAIITALIFRQPDAAISSGITNFSAVLVGTVITSLYPNVCYQPVSAPVYGYMIAGAAFSVCLLSGLAAILAPTKLPPFTLPFNIATCIVFICLRGRGLVGVPPDEAAGTPDGDAEVEWDQVFVGWAMSVGQVYALESLVCSCLTLVGLFVYSPLLVVFAMGGALVSTVTALAVSSTPYAGVYSGVWGYNGFLSAGSLAIFMVPSPRIFLLALVNAFFTTFLHAALVPSFAQNQLPVFTFPFCISSLLFLAMAGAGGMGSVRVDEPTFPERHFVLHLRKTRDDTSAQSRCSSLIVTIG, encoded by the exons ATGCTCCATAAAATACGACTTTTGATTGATATCATCCACCACGACATTCACTTCCAGCCCGGTGCACTGGGATGGTTGTCAGGTCACGCCCCTGCCATCAAAAGGGCCCTGAATCACCGCCCATGGGTGTCTCTGTGGGCGGTTCCTAAGACTATAGACAGCATACTGAGAGGCATCAGTCAG GTGTGCTTCGCCGACAACCCCCTCTCCGGGCTGCTCATCCTCCTCGGGCTCCTCCTCGGTGACGTCACAGCAGGTCTTGCGGCTCTGGCCTGCTCTCTGACGGCCATCATCACGGCTCTG ATATTCAGGCAACCGGATGCAGCCATTTCTTCAGGGATCACCAACTTCAGCGCCGTGTTGGTTGGCACTGTAATCACCTCTTTGTACCCCAACGTCTGCTATCAACCCGTGTCGGCGCCGGTTTATGGCTACATGATTGCGGGGGCTGCCTTCAG CGTGTGTCTGCTGTCAGGCCTGGCCGCCATCTTGGCCCCGACAAAGTTGccgcccttcaccctccccttcaacaTCGCCACCTGCATCGTGTTCATCTGCCTCCGAGGGCGCGGCCTGGTGGGGGTCCCGCCCGATGAGGCCGCTGGGACTCCTGACGGCGACGCAGAAGTTGAATGGGATCAG GTCTTCGTAGGGTGGGCGATGTCTGTCGGCCAGGTCTACGCGTTGGAGAGCCTGGTGTGTTCCTGCCTCACGCTGGTCGGGCTCTTCGTGTACTCTCCCTTGCTGGTGGTTTTCGCAATGGGCGGCGCTCTCGTCTCCACGGTCACGG CTCTGGCGGTGTCGTCGACTCCTTACGCTGGCGTCTACTCTGGAGTCTGGGGCTACAACGGCTTCCTGTCTGCCGGAAGTCTCGCCATCTTCATGGTTCCTTCCCCGAGaatcttcctcctcgccctcgtcaaCGCCTTCTTCACCACCTTCCTCCACGCGGCTCTCGTCCCCTCGTTCGCGCAG AACCAGCTGCCGGTGTTCACCTTCCCGTTCTGCATAAGTTCATTGCTGTTCTTGGCCATGGCCGGGGCGGGGGGCATGGGCAGTGTGCGGGTGGACGAGCCGACCTTCCCCGAACGCCATTTTGTGCTCCATTTGCGG AAAACCCGGGATGACACCAGTGCGCAGAGTCGATGCTCTTCATTGATTGTAACCATTGGATGA